A window from Montipora capricornis isolate CH-2021 chromosome 7, ASM3666992v2, whole genome shotgun sequence encodes these proteins:
- the LOC138055557 gene encoding uncharacterized protein, protein MSSSSQFMVENRLQHLKKRLAKEPILLEKYTAFMEDLLQKGFSRRVPQHMNDVAITWLLPHHPVFHPKKPEKTRVVFDCSAKYRDTSLNGQLSQGPDLTNSLVGVLTRFQKGPVALMADIEIMFLQVRVPFKDANALRFLWWPNGDLQSEPEEYQMLIHLFGATSSSSCASFALRQTAEDNKNDFDPVTVETVRRNFYVDDCLKSIATEEKANKLQEELQRLLSRGAFHPTKFMSNSMKVLESVPESERALSVKNLDFENPTLEYAGMYALGVRWDVASDKFGFKFAIR, encoded by the coding sequence ATGTCCAGCTCTTCCCAATTTATGGTTGAAAATCGATTGCAGCATCTAAAGAAGAGACTGGCAAAGGAGCCGATCTTGCTGGAGAAGTACACGGCGTTCATGGAAGACCTACTACAGAAAGGATTCTCAAGACGAGTGCCGCAGCATATGAATGATGTTGCAATCACGTGGCTACTCCCTCATCACCCAGTGTTCCACCCCAAGAAACCAGAAAAAACTCGCGTCGTCTTTGACTGTTCGGCTAAGTATCGCGATACCTCGCTCAATGGTCAGCTTTCACAGGGGCCAGACTTGACAAATTCTCTGGTCGGAGTGTTGACGAGATTTCAAAAGGGACCAGTAGCACTTATGGCGGACATAGAAATTATGTTTCTTCAAGTACGAGTGCCATTCAAAGATGCCAACGCCCTCCGTTTTCTTTGGTGGCCAAACGGCGATTTACAATCAGAGCCAGAAGAGTATCAAATGCTCATTCATCTATTCGGCGCCACGTCGTCGTCCAGTTGTGCCAGTTTCGCGTTAAGACAAACTGcagaagacaacaaaaatgattTTGATCCGGTTACAGTGGAAACAGTTCGGCGCAATTTCTATGTGGATGATTGTTTAAAGTCGATTGCAACCGAAGAAAAGGCTAATAAGCTGCAAGAAGAACTTCAGCGGTTATTATCACGAGGTGCATTTCATCCAACAAAGTTTATGTCTAATTCTATGAAGGTATTGGAATCAGTGCCAGAATCAGAGAGAGCACTTTCAGTTAAGAATCTAGATTTCGAAAACCCCACCCTGGAGTACGCGGGGATGTACGCACTCGGAGTACGCTGGGATGTCGCAAGTGATAAGTTTGGATTCAAATTTGCGATCCGCTAG
- the LOC138055558 gene encoding uncharacterized protein — MAKSRLAPIKPVTIPRMELSAAVLATRLDTMIRQEIDCNINQSYFWTDSTCVLRYIENDKRRFQTFVSNPVAAILDVSSPSQWQYVDSNSNPADDASRGLSANELIKSKRWLHAPEFLWGSAEHWSKRPASIDEVEEDDPEVKKSAKIFGIDLREEVDTTIHNIFSRISSWVRLKEAIAWLLRYKAKLKVARERRQLGASMEFSHEVQPINVDEIKNVEREILRLVQRESFLSEITALHHAKRMKMDDDVTGQRVKNAAGRNSPLRQLDPFLSEDGLIRVGGRLGRAPISDEARQQVILPRQHHVVELIIRHYHEVSGHSGQEYVLSLIRQRYWIIKARTTLRRLLSACFRCRRQAPIQEQKMAHLPEDRVTPSKPPFSFVGVDSFGPYHVLRGRTIIKRYGVIFTCLAIRAVHIKIVHSLDTQSFINALRRFIARRGYPEEIRSNNGGNFVSANKELRDAIKEWNQNQIQQYLTQNSVKWVFNPPAGSHHGGVWERCIRTVNAICKEQTMDDQALSTLMCEVETIINGQPITKVSDDPNNFEALTPNHLLLLRTGAPFPPGLFNKTDCYVRRRRRQVQYLSNVFWHRWLKEYLPTLQ; from the coding sequence ATGGCAAAGTCAAGATTGGCGCCGATCAAACCAGTCACCATTCCTAGAATGGAACTATCAGCAGCAGTGCTCGCTACAAGACTTGACACCATGATACGCCAAGAAATAGATTGCAACATCAATCAGTCTTATTTCTGGACAGACAGCACCTGTGTCCTCAGATACATTGAGAATGACAAAAGAAGGTTTCAGACGTTTGTTTCAAACCCTGTCGCAGCCATACTTGATGTAAGCTCGCCCTCACAATGGCAATACGTGGATTCCAACTCCAATCCAGCCGACGACGCCTCCAGAGGCCTCAGCGCCAATGAATTAATTAAGAGCAAGCGATGGTTGCACGCGCCAGAGTTTCTTTGGGGATCAGCCGAACACTGGTCTAAGAGACCCGCTAGTATCGACGAAGTAGAGGAAGATGACCCCGAAGTCAAGaaatctgcaaaaatatttgggATCGACTTGCGAGAAGAAGTAGACACTACAATACACAACATCTTTAGTCGAATCTCGTCGTGGGTGAGGCTCAAGGAAGCTATAGCCTGGTTACTACGCTACAAGGCCAAACTGAAAGTAGCTCGAGAAAGACGGCAACTTGGGGCATCAATGGAATTCAGTCACGAAGTTCAACCCATTAATGTAGATGAGATTAAGAATGTGGAGAGAGAGATACTAAGGCTTGTCCAAAGAGAAAGTTTCCTTTCAGAGATAACTGCTCTACACCATGCCAAACGAATGAAGATGGATGACGATGTGACCGGTCAACGAGTCAAGAATGCAGCGGGAAGAAATAGTCCCTTAAGACAACTCGACCCCTTTCTATCTGAGGACGGCCTCATTCGAGTTGGCGGACGCTTGGGCCGCGCTCCAATCAGTGATGAGGCAAGACAGCAAGTCATTCTACCCAGACAGCATCACGTGGTAGAGCTAATAATACGGCACTACCACGAAGTATCTGGTCACTCAGGACAAGAGTACGTCCTTTCTCTGATTCGTCAGCGCTACTGGATCATCAAAGCTAGAACGACACTGAGGCGACTCCTCAGTGCGTGTTTCCGTTGCAGAAGACAAGCGCCTATTCAAGAGCAGAAGATGGCTCACTTGCCAGAAGATAGAGTCACTCCATCGAAACCACCGTTTTCCTTCGTAGGGGTAGACTCTTTTGGTCCATACCATGTACTTCGCGGAAGAACCATCATCAAACGATATGGTGTCATTTTTACCTGTTTAGCCATCCGAGCGGTTCACATCAAAATAGTGCATAGTTTGGATACCCAGTCCTTTATCAATGCCCTGCGCAGATTTATAGCCCGAAGAGGCTATCCTGAAGAGATTAGATCCAACAATGGAGGGAATTTTGTAAGCGCAAATAAAGAACTGAGAGACGCAATCAAAGAATGGAACCAGAACCAGATTCAGCAATATCTGACACAGAATTCAGTGAAATGGGTTTTTAATCCACCGGCAGGCTCCCATCATGGTGGCGTATGGGAACGCTGTATTCGCACGGTGAACGCAATATGCAAGGAGCAGACCATGGACGACCAGGCTCTTTCGACCCTCATGTGCGAAGTGGAAACTATAATCAATGGTCAACCTATAACCAAGGTTTCAGATGACCCAAATAATTTTGAGGCACTTACACCCAATCATCTCCTTCTTCTTCGCACTGGAGCCCCGTTTCCGCCTGGTCTATTTAACAAGACCGATTGCTATGTTCGACGAAGGCGGCGTCAAGTTCAGTATTTGTCTAATGTATTCTGGCATCGCTGGCTGAAGGAATACCTTCCAACCCTGCAATAG